One stretch of Anolis sagrei isolate rAnoSag1 chromosome 11, rAnoSag1.mat, whole genome shotgun sequence DNA includes these proteins:
- the RABEP1 gene encoding rab GTPase-binding effector protein 1 produces MAQAGPAAEPTADALLQRVAELEKVNAEFLLTKQHLEQEFNQKRAKFKELYLAKEEDLKRQNTVLQAAQDDVEQLRAQLMEAQAEMENIKAIATVSENTKQEAIDEVKRQWQEEVASLQAIMKETVRDYEHQFHHRLEQERAQWNQYRENVEREIMELRRRLSEGQEEENLENEMKKAQEDADKLRSVVMPMEKEIATLKEKLMESDERIKELEASKVKELNHYLEAEKSCRTDLEMYVAVLNTQKSVLQEDAEKLRKELHEVCRLLEQERQQHNQLKHTWQKANDQFLESQRLLMRDMQWMERVLTSEQLRQVEELKKKDQEDEEQQRLHKRKEDKQKGTDEESRVVCCSVAHDESLPRFPGEEVHLNNSAHGSVHSLDTDALLSSGESLKSDTDLFKEGLRRAQSTDSLGAASGGSLQAKALGYNHKAKSAGNLDESDFGPLVGADSVSENFDTASLGSLQMPAGGFMLTKDQEKAITAMTPEQEETASLLSSITQSVENTYVSPSGYRLVSEIEWNLLQKEVQNAGNKLGRRCDMCSNYEKQLQGIQIQEAEMRDQVKKLQVMLRQANDQLEKTMREKQELEEYMKQSTEDSENQISSLTARVQESESLLGELQQAFSQAKRDIQEQMVVLTQSREHVSEELSRLQRDNESLQGKHSLHASLQQAENFVLPESGEELRELVLKYREDIISVRTAADHLEEKLKAEILFLKEQIQAEQCLKENIEETLQLEIENCKEEIAAASGLKAELERIKAEKELVESTLKEKRQQLEGFQGRKNSLEEQLRKEAAAKVTLEQLMFEEKNKAQRLQTELDVSEQVQRDFVKLSQTLQVQLERIRQADSLERIRAILNDTKLTDINQLPET; encoded by the exons CTCTCCTCCAGCGAGTGGCCGAACTGGAAAAAGTCAATGCCGAATTCCTCCTCACAAAACAGCACCTCGAGCAAGAATTCAATCAAAAGAGGGCAAAATTTAAAGAGCTGTATCTCGCCAAAGAAG AGGACCTGAAGAGGCAAAATACCGTATTGCAAGCAGCCCAGGATGACGTGGAGCAGCTGCGGGCGCAGCTCATGGAGGCCCAGGCCGAAATGGAGAACATCAAAGCCATTGCAACCGTATCCGAAAATACGAAGCAAGAGGCCATCGATGAGGTGAAGAGGCAATGGCAGGAAGAAGTGGCTTCGCTGCAGGCGATAATGAAAG AAACTGTCCGTGACTATGAACACCAGTTTCATCACAGGCTGGAGCAAGAGCGAGCCCAGTGGAACCAATACCGGGAGAATGTGGAACGGGAAATCATGGAGCTGAGGAGGAGGCTGTCGGAAGGCCAAGAAGAGGAGAACCTAGAGAACGAAATGAAGAAG GCTCAAGAAGATGCGGACAAGCTCCGCTCCGTGGTGATGCCCATGGAGAAGGAGATTGCGACTCTGAAAGAGAAACTGATGGAGTCTGACGAGAGGATAAAGGAGCTGGAAGCTTCAAAG gTGAAAGAACTGAATCATTATTTGGAAGCTGAGAAATCCTGTAGGACTGATCTCGAAATGTACGTGGCTGTCCTGAACACTCAGAAGTCAGTGCTGCAAGAAGATGCTGAGAAATTGCGGAAGGAGCTTCACGAAG TCTGCCGCCTGTTAGAGCAGGAGCGGCAGCAGCACAACCAGCTGAAGCACACCTGGCAAAAGGCCAACGACCAGTTCTTGGAGTCCCAGCGCTTACTGATGCGGGACATGCAGTGGATGGAGCGGGTGCTGACCTCTGAGCAGCTGCGGCAAGTCGAGGAGCTCAAGAAGAAAGACCAG GAAGACGAAGAACAGCAACGATtgcacaaaaggaaggaagacaagcagAAAGGCACCGACGAGGAATCGAGAGTGGTGTGTTGCTCCGTCGCTCATGACGAATCCCTCCCTCGGTTCCCTGGCGAAGAG GTCCATCTAAACAACAGCGCCCACGGTTCAGTCCACTCCCTGGATACGGATGCGCTGCTGTCTTCAGGCGAATCCCTCAAGTCGGACACGGACCTGTTCAAAGAGGGTCTGCGGCGGGCGCAGTCGACGGACAGCCTGGGGGCGGCCTCGGGGGGCTCCCTGCAGGCCAAAGCGCTGGGCTACAACCATAAGGCCAAGTCGGCCGGGAACCTGGACGAGTCCGACTTCGGGCCGCTGGTTGGTGCCGACTCGGTGTCAGAGAACTTCGACACGGCCTCCTTGGGGTCGCTGCAGATGCCCGCGGGCGGGTTCATGCTCACCAAGGACCAGGAGAAGGCCATCACGGCCATGACGCCCGAGCAGGAGGAGACGGCCTCCCTCCTCTCCAGCATCACCCAGAGTGTCGAAAACACTTATGTGTCTCCCAGCGGATATCGTTTAGTGAGCGAGATCGAGTGGAATCTGCTCCAGAAAGAG GTGCAGAATGCCGGGAACAAACTGGGGCGGCGCTGCGACATGTGCTCCAATTACGAGAAGCAACTGCAAGGGATACAGATCCAGGAGGCCGAGATGCGGGATCAG GTGAAGAAGTTGCAGGTGATGCTGCGTCAGGCCAATGACCAACTCGAGAAGACGATGCGGGAGAAGCAGGAATTGGAGGAATATATGAAGCAAAGCACCGAAGACTCGGAAAACCAG ATCTCATCGCTTACGGCGAGAGTCCAGGAGTCGGAGTCCCTGCTTGGCGAACTGCAGCAGGCCTTTTCCCAAGCCAAGAGAGACATCCAGGAACAAATG GTCGTCCTAACCCAGTCGCGGGAACACGTCTCAGAGGAGCTGTCCCGGCTGCAGAGAGACAATGAGAGCCTTCAGGGGAAGCACAGCCTCCACGCCTCTTTGCAGCAGGCTGAGAACTTCGTCCTCCCTGAATCGGGAGAG GAGCTCCGCGAACTCGTCCTCAAATACCGTGAAGATATCATCAGCGTCCGGACCGCGGCCGACCACTTGGAAGAGAAACTGAAGGCGGAGATCCTGTTTCTGAAGGAGCAGATCCAAGCTGAACAGTGTCTGAAAGAGAACATAGAGGAGACTCTCCAATTAGAAATAGAGAACTGCAAGGAGGAGATTG CTGCTGCCTCCGGCCTGAAAGCCGAATTGGAGAGAATAAAAGCAGAGAAGGAGCTG GTGGAGTCCACCTTGAAGGAGAAAAGGCAGCAGCTGGAAGGCTTTCAGGGAAGGAAAAACAGCCTTGAAGAGCAGCTGAGGAAGGAGGCGGCAGCAAAG GTGACCCTTGAGCAGCTGATGTTCGAGGAGAAGAACAAAGCGCAGCGTCTTCAGACGGAGCTGGATGTCAGCGAGCAAGTACAGAGGGATTTTGTGAAGCTCTCGCAGACCCTGCAG GTCCAGCTGGAGCGGATCCGTCAGGCCGACTCCCTGGAGCGGATCCGGGCCATCCTCAACGACACCAAACTGACAGACATTAACCAGCTGCCCGAAACATGA